The Yersinia intermedia genome window below encodes:
- the ispD gene encoding 2-C-methyl-D-erythritol 4-phosphate cytidylyltransferase: MSNFAVSLPDVIAVLPAAGIGSRMQTDCPKQYLTVAGKTIIEHAIFSLLCHPRVQRIIVVIHPQDTQFSTLPIAQDPRITLVHGGEQRADSVMAGLQCAGLAEWVLVHDAARPCLHLDDLERLLSIIGHSHVGGILAAPVRDTMKRSEAVVQIGAHPAIAHTVDRQALWHALTPQLFPLELLKICLSRALREGAVVTDEASALEHCGYHPILVSGRSDNIKVTRPEDLALAEFYLTQRQ, translated from the coding sequence ATGAGTAATTTTGCAGTTTCCCTTCCTGACGTCATTGCGGTATTACCGGCTGCGGGTATTGGCAGCCGTATGCAGACTGACTGCCCTAAACAGTATTTAACTGTGGCTGGCAAGACAATCATTGAACACGCTATTTTTTCTTTGCTTTGTCATCCTCGCGTCCAGCGCATTATCGTGGTGATACATCCGCAGGACACGCAGTTTTCAACGCTACCTATCGCGCAAGATCCGCGTATCACGCTTGTTCATGGTGGTGAGCAACGGGCTGATTCCGTAATGGCTGGTTTACAATGTGCGGGGCTTGCTGAATGGGTACTGGTTCATGATGCAGCTCGCCCTTGTTTGCATCTTGATGATCTTGAAAGGCTGCTGTCGATTATCGGCCATAGCCATGTCGGGGGCATTCTGGCCGCACCGGTACGTGACACCATGAAGCGCAGTGAGGCTGTTGTTCAAATTGGCGCTCATCCGGCCATTGCCCATACTGTAGATCGCCAAGCGCTGTGGCATGCCCTTACACCTCAACTTTTCCCGCTTGAGTTATTAAAAATATGTTTGTCCCGCGCCCTGCGAGAAGGGGCAGTGGTCACTGATGAAGCTTCTGCATTAGAACATTGCGGCTATCATCCGATATTAGTGTCTGGTCGTTCGGATAATATCAAAGTGACACGTCCTGAAGATTTGGCGCTGGCTGAGTTTTATTTAACCCAACGGCAATAG
- the ftsB gene encoding cell division protein FtsB: MGKLTLLLLILLGWLQYSLWLGKNGVHDFVRVKDDVALQEANNGKLKARNDQLFAEIDDLNGGQEAIEERARNELGMIKPGESFYRLVPDQARRNAGIPSTPNNAQ, encoded by the coding sequence ATGGGGAAACTTACACTACTATTGCTGATTTTACTTGGCTGGTTACAGTATTCACTGTGGTTGGGCAAGAATGGTGTTCATGATTTTGTACGGGTTAAGGATGACGTGGCGCTGCAAGAGGCCAATAACGGCAAACTTAAAGCCCGGAATGATCAGCTATTTGCTGAAATTGATGATTTAAATGGTGGTCAAGAGGCTATCGAAGAGCGCGCACGTAACGAACTGGGTATGATCAAGCCCGGCGAAAGTTTCTATCGTCTGGTTCCTGACCAAGCCAGACGTAATGCGGGTATCCCTTCGACGCCAAATAACGCGCAATAA
- a CDS encoding basic amino acid ABC transporter substrate-binding protein, producing the protein MFKRLMLVGTCLAAVLSAGSAMAVEPTYVVGSGGTYRPFEYENSQKQLEGFDIDIIKAIGKAEGFQVKLVNTPWEGIFATLGSGDRDIIISGITITDKRKQMVDFSDPYFPAEQTIVVAKGSKVNSIAALKDLNVGVVNSSTGDIVVSDVLGKNSTAIKRFDNTPLMLQELYEDGIAAAVGDVGVAKFYLKTHPEKAFELVSDTKFERQYFGIAVAKGNEELRTKINSGLQKIIADGTYAKIYEKWFDAQVPTLPAATQPAK; encoded by the coding sequence ATGTTTAAACGTTTAATGCTGGTCGGGACTTGTCTGGCAGCCGTATTGTCGGCGGGCAGTGCTATGGCAGTTGAGCCGACTTATGTTGTCGGTTCCGGTGGTACCTACCGCCCATTTGAGTATGAAAATAGCCAAAAACAACTGGAAGGTTTTGATATAGATATCATCAAAGCCATCGGCAAAGCTGAAGGTTTTCAGGTCAAATTGGTGAATACGCCGTGGGAAGGAATTTTTGCCACGTTAGGCTCCGGTGATCGCGACATTATCATTTCCGGTATTACGATTACCGATAAACGTAAGCAAATGGTTGATTTCTCAGATCCTTACTTCCCAGCAGAACAAACTATCGTCGTGGCTAAAGGCTCTAAAGTTAATTCCATTGCGGCACTGAAAGATCTGAATGTTGGTGTGGTGAACTCAAGCACCGGCGACATCGTGGTATCCGATGTTTTGGGTAAAAACAGCACTGCGATCAAACGCTTCGATAACACGCCACTGATGCTGCAAGAACTCTACGAAGATGGCATCGCTGCCGCCGTAGGTGATGTAGGTGTTGCCAAGTTCTACCTGAAAACCCACCCGGAAAAAGCATTTGAACTGGTTTCCGATACCAAGTTTGAGCGCCAATATTTCGGTATTGCGGTGGCGAAAGGTAATGAAGAATTGCGCACCAAAATCAACAGTGGTTTGCAGAAAATCATTGCTGACGGCACTTACGCCAAAATCTATGAAAAATGGTTTGATGCACAGGTACCAACACTGCCAGCGGCAACCCAACCAGCAAAATAA
- a CDS encoding amino acid ABC transporter permease, translating into MSGFRWEIIQEYAPLFMDGAWMTIKCTIICVILGTTWGLTLGLGRLAQAPHGIWKPVLYYFVQWPVRIYISAIRGTPLFVQIMVVHFALVPLFINPRDGILVTNGIMSSDFARMLRSDYGAFLSCVVAITLNAGAYVSEIFRAGIQSIDRGQMEASRSLGMSYGKTMRKVILPQAFRRMLPPLGNNAIAIVKDSSLASAIGLADLAYAARTVSGAYATYWEPYLTISLVYWVITFLLSLLVRHMEKRFGKSDSRT; encoded by the coding sequence ATGTCAGGATTTCGTTGGGAAATCATTCAGGAATACGCCCCACTGTTTATGGACGGTGCCTGGATGACGATTAAGTGCACCATTATCTGTGTGATTCTTGGCACAACCTGGGGGTTAACCCTCGGTCTGGGCCGTCTGGCGCAAGCGCCTCACGGTATCTGGAAGCCGGTATTGTATTATTTCGTTCAATGGCCAGTGCGCATCTATATCAGTGCTATTCGTGGCACACCCTTATTTGTGCAGATAATGGTGGTGCATTTCGCGCTAGTGCCACTGTTTATTAACCCACGGGATGGCATTCTGGTTACTAATGGCATTATGTCTTCTGATTTTGCCAGAATGCTGCGCTCAGATTACGGTGCTTTTTTATCTTGCGTCGTGGCTATCACGCTAAACGCCGGTGCTTATGTTTCTGAGATCTTCCGCGCGGGCATTCAGTCAATTGATCGCGGCCAGATGGAAGCCTCGCGCTCATTGGGAATGAGTTACGGCAAAACGATGCGTAAGGTTATTCTGCCTCAGGCTTTCCGCCGGATGTTACCGCCACTGGGTAACAATGCCATCGCTATCGTAAAAGATTCATCGCTGGCGTCCGCGATTGGCCTGGCTGACTTAGCCTATGCCGCTCGCACCGTCTCCGGTGCTTATGCGACTTATTGGGAGCCATACCTAACCATTTCGCTGGTTTATTGGGTTATCACATTCTTACTTTCGCTGTTAGTGCGGCATATGGAAAAGAGGTTCGGTAAAAGTGATTCACGTACATAA
- a CDS encoding amino acid ABC transporter ATP-binding protein, which translates to MIHVHNLQKQFGETHVLRGISCEIQPKEVVCIIGPSGSGKSTFLRCINALETLSGGEITVNGFEIHNPKTDLNRMRESVGMVFQRFNLFPHMTVLENLIMAPMDVKKLPRAQAIERAELLLRKVGLLDKIDAYPSSLSGGQQQRVAIARALAMEPKIMLFDEPTSALDPELVGEVLAVMKALALEGMTMVVVTHEMGFARDVADRVLFIDQGVIQEEGQPEKIFTAPTNPRTQAFLSKVLSAQG; encoded by the coding sequence GTGATTCACGTACATAACCTACAGAAACAATTTGGTGAAACCCATGTGTTGCGCGGTATCTCTTGCGAAATTCAGCCAAAAGAAGTGGTTTGCATCATTGGCCCATCGGGTTCCGGTAAAAGCACGTTTTTGCGCTGTATTAATGCGTTAGAAACGTTATCCGGGGGGGAAATAACCGTTAATGGCTTTGAGATCCATAACCCGAAAACCGATCTCAACCGTATGCGCGAAAGCGTTGGTATGGTATTCCAGCGTTTTAATCTCTTCCCTCATATGACGGTGTTGGAAAACCTGATCATGGCACCTATGGATGTTAAAAAGCTGCCACGAGCGCAAGCCATAGAACGGGCCGAATTGTTGCTACGTAAGGTGGGATTACTCGATAAGATTGATGCCTATCCCAGCAGCCTGTCTGGCGGGCAACAGCAACGCGTCGCCATTGCCAGAGCCTTGGCAATGGAACCTAAAATCATGTTGTTTGACGAACCAACTTCAGCGCTAGACCCGGAGTTAGTCGGTGAAGTGCTGGCGGTGATGAAAGCATTAGCACTGGAAGGGATGACCATGGTAGTAGTGACACATGAAATGGGCTTTGCCAGAGATGTCGCCGACCGGGTACTGTTTATTGATCAAGGGGTGATACAAGAAGAGGGGCAACCGGAAAAAATCTTTACCGCCCCCACTAACCCGCGCACTCAGGCATTCCTCAGTAAGGTGCTTTCAGCGCAAGGGTAA
- a CDS encoding DUF3561 family protein, producing MQNITQITIDEQREREEPPYSFLGGVTGFVFYWLAFAIPFFVYGPNTVFFLLYTWPFFLALMPVSVLIGIVLSVLLRGNLLFTIGGSGIAVLCLFWMLFSFLTGW from the coding sequence ATGCAGAATATCACCCAAATTACTATCGACGAACAGCGCGAAAGGGAGGAACCGCCATACTCCTTTCTCGGTGGCGTTACAGGTTTTGTTTTCTATTGGTTGGCGTTTGCGATACCTTTTTTTGTTTATGGCCCCAATACCGTCTTCTTCCTGCTGTACACTTGGCCGTTCTTTCTGGCGCTGATGCCAGTTTCAGTGCTGATCGGTATTGTTTTGAGTGTGTTATTGCGCGGTAATCTCTTATTTACCATTGGTGGGAGTGGTATTGCAGTCTTGTGTTTATTCTGGATGCTGTTTTCATTTCTTACCGGATGGTGA
- the cysC gene encoding adenylyl-sulfate kinase: MHADQLKTYGANEQGALPADENIVWHPHAVTREDREQQHGHQGVVLWFTGLSGSGKSTLAGALEQALFARGVSTYLLDGDNVRHGLCRDLGFSDTDRRENIRRVGEVAKLMVDAGLVVLTAFISPHRAEREMVRDMLASGQFIEVFVDTPLAICEARDPKGLYKKARAGELKNFTGIDSIYEAPGHADIHLPGEQLVTNLIEQLLDVLRGRAIIKS; the protein is encoded by the coding sequence GTGCACGCCGATCAGTTGAAAACGTATGGTGCTAATGAGCAGGGCGCTCTGCCGGCCGATGAGAATATCGTCTGGCACCCCCATGCGGTAACCCGAGAGGATCGGGAGCAACAGCATGGGCATCAAGGGGTGGTGTTGTGGTTTACCGGTTTATCTGGCTCAGGGAAATCCACCCTTGCCGGTGCATTGGAACAGGCACTGTTTGCTCGTGGTGTTAGCACTTACTTACTGGATGGCGACAATGTGCGCCATGGCTTATGCCGTGATTTGGGTTTCTCTGATACTGACCGGCGCGAGAATATTCGTCGCGTCGGGGAAGTCGCCAAACTGATGGTAGATGCCGGTCTGGTCGTGTTGACGGCGTTTATTTCCCCTCATCGGGCCGAACGGGAAATGGTGCGCGATATGTTGGCATCAGGCCAGTTTATTGAGGTATTTGTGGATACGCCGTTGGCTATTTGTGAGGCCCGCGACCCAAAAGGTTTGTACAAAAAAGCCCGTGCTGGTGAACTGAAAAATTTTACCGGCATTGACTCTATTTATGAAGCACCTGGACACGCTGATATTCATTTGCCGGGTGAACAATTAGTAACAAATTTGATTGAACAATTGTTAGACGTACTGCGTGGTCGAGCTATTATCAAATCCTAA
- the cysN gene encoding sulfate adenylyltransferase subunit CysN, producing MSTKLQNQSVVDEQPVSENKSMILQNTSIAQQIANEGGVEAYLHAQQHKTMLRFLTCGSVDDGKSTLIGRLLHDTRQIYEDQLSTLHTDSKRIGTQGEKLDLALLVDGLQAEREQGITIDVAYRYFSTEKRKFIIADTPGHEQYTRNMATGASTCDLAILLIDARKGVLDQTRRHSFIATLLGIRHLVVAVNKMDLVGYQESVFEQFKEDYLSFAEQLPTDLDIKFVPLSALDGDNVASPSEKMNWYSGPTLLEVLESVDVVNASRQQPLRFPVQYVNRPNLDFRGYSGTLSAGVVRVGQRVKVLPSGVESNVARIVTFDGDLEQAIPGEAITLVLTDEVDISRGDLLVDASETLTAAQNALVDVVWMAEQPLVAGQSYDIKVAGKKTRARVENIQYQVEINSLTQRVVESLPLNGIGLVELAFDEPLVLDSYQRNRDTGGMIFIDRLTNVTVGAGLIRETLASVYQETTEFSTFELELNALVRRHFPHWGARDLLGGK from the coding sequence ATGAGCACGAAATTACAAAACCAGTCCGTTGTCGATGAGCAGCCAGTTTCAGAGAACAAATCGATGATTTTACAAAATACTTCTATCGCCCAGCAGATTGCCAACGAGGGGGGAGTAGAAGCGTACCTGCATGCCCAACAGCATAAAACGATGTTGCGTTTTCTGACCTGCGGCAGTGTGGATGACGGTAAGAGCACCCTGATTGGGCGTTTACTGCATGATACCCGCCAAATCTACGAAGACCAGTTATCAACGTTGCACACCGACAGTAAGCGTATTGGCACTCAGGGTGAAAAACTGGATCTGGCGCTGTTGGTTGATGGCTTGCAGGCCGAGCGTGAGCAGGGCATCACTATTGATGTGGCTTATCGCTATTTCTCAACCGAGAAACGTAAATTTATCATCGCAGATACGCCAGGGCATGAACAATACACCCGCAATATGGCGACCGGGGCTTCTACCTGCGATCTGGCGATTTTGTTGATCGATGCCCGCAAAGGGGTGTTGGATCAAACTCGCCGTCACAGCTTTATCGCTACGTTGCTGGGGATCCGCCATTTGGTGGTGGCGGTGAATAAGATGGATCTGGTGGGCTATCAGGAAAGTGTCTTCGAACAATTTAAAGAAGATTACCTGAGTTTTGCCGAGCAGTTACCGACGGATCTCGATATCAAATTTGTCCCTCTATCTGCGCTGGATGGCGATAATGTGGCATCGCCGAGCGAGAAAATGAATTGGTATTCCGGCCCGACACTATTGGAAGTGCTGGAAAGTGTTGATGTGGTCAATGCCAGCCGTCAGCAGCCGCTGCGCTTCCCGGTGCAGTACGTCAACCGGCCAAACCTGGATTTTCGTGGTTATTCTGGCACGCTGTCTGCTGGCGTGGTGCGCGTTGGGCAAAGAGTAAAAGTACTGCCGTCCGGCGTGGAGTCAAATGTGGCACGCATTGTTACTTTTGATGGTGACTTGGAGCAAGCCATCCCCGGCGAAGCCATAACCTTGGTATTGACTGATGAAGTGGATATCAGCCGTGGCGATTTATTGGTTGATGCCAGTGAGACCTTAACAGCGGCGCAAAATGCGCTGGTGGATGTGGTGTGGATGGCGGAGCAGCCTTTGGTCGCGGGCCAAAGTTATGACATCAAAGTGGCGGGGAAAAAGACCCGTGCGCGGGTGGAAAATATTCAATATCAGGTGGAAATAAACTCATTGACCCAGCGGGTAGTCGAAAGCCTACCACTTAATGGCATTGGTTTGGTTGAACTGGCATTCGATGAACCGCTGGTGCTCGACAGTTATCAACGCAATCGGGATACCGGTGGCATGATCTTTATTGATCGGCTGACTAATGTCACGGTTGGCGCGGGGCTAATCCGTGAAACGTTGGCATCGGTTTACCAGGAAACGACTGAATTCAGTACATTTGAGTTAGAGCTGAATGCTTTGGTTCGCCGCCACTTCCCACATTGGGGCGCACGCGATCTGTTAGGAGGTAAATAA
- the cysD gene encoding sulfate adenylyltransferase subunit CysD — translation MDEKRLTHLRQLEAESIHIIREVAAEFGNPVMLYSIGKDSSVMLHLARKAFFPGNLPFPLLHVDTGWKFREMYEFRDRTAKAFGCELLVHRNPEGVAMGINPFVHGSAKHTDIMKTEGLKQALNKYGFDAAFGGARRDEEKSRAKERIYSFRDRFHRWDPKNQRPELWHNYNGQINKGESIRVFPLSNWTELDIWQYIFLEKIDIVPLYLAKPRPVVERDGMLLMVDDDRIDLQPGEVITQKMVRFRTLGCWPLTGAVESEAETLPAIIEEMLISTTSERQGRMIDRDQSGSMELKKRQGYF, via the coding sequence ATGGACGAAAAACGACTCACTCATTTGCGGCAATTGGAGGCGGAGAGTATCCATATCATCCGTGAAGTGGCCGCTGAATTCGGTAATCCGGTGATGCTTTATTCTATCGGTAAGGATTCCTCTGTGATGCTGCATTTGGCGCGCAAGGCCTTCTTCCCCGGTAATTTGCCATTCCCGTTATTGCATGTAGATACCGGTTGGAAATTTCGCGAGATGTATGAATTCCGCGACCGTACCGCTAAAGCATTTGGCTGCGAGTTACTGGTTCACCGCAACCCGGAAGGGGTGGCGATGGGCATTAATCCGTTTGTTCACGGCAGTGCCAAACACACCGATATCATGAAAACCGAAGGCTTGAAGCAAGCACTGAACAAATACGGTTTTGATGCTGCATTTGGTGGCGCACGGCGTGACGAAGAGAAATCCCGCGCCAAAGAGCGTATTTATTCGTTCCGTGACCGCTTCCATCGCTGGGATCCAAAAAATCAGCGCCCGGAACTGTGGCACAACTACAACGGCCAAATTAACAAAGGTGAAAGTATCCGCGTGTTCCCGCTGTCCAACTGGACTGAGCTGGATATTTGGCAATATATCTTCTTGGAAAAAATCGACATTGTTCCACTGTATCTGGCAAAGCCTCGTCCGGTGGTTGAGCGTGATGGCATGTTACTGATGGTGGATGATGACCGGATTGATTTACAACCGGGTGAGGTCATTACTCAGAAGATGGTGCGTTTTCGCACCTTGGGCTGCTGGCCATTGACTGGCGCGGTAGAGTCCGAGGCTGAAACCTTACCTGCCATCATTGAAGAGATGCTTATCTCTACCACCAGTGAGCGTCAGGGGCGAATGATCGACCGTGACCAATCCGGCTCGATGGAGCTTAAAAAGCGTCAGGGATACTTCTGA
- the cysG gene encoding siroheme synthase CysG: MDYLPLFADLKQRPVLVVGGGEVAARKIDLLHRAGAQVRVVAQALSSELEQQSQDGRINWLAKVFLPEQLDDVFLVIAATNDTVLNAAVFTAADQRHLLANVVDDQPRCSFIFPSIVDRSPLVVAISSAGQAPVLARILREKLEALLPASLSDMAAVAGRWRGRVKQHIASMGARRRFWENAFSGRFASLISRGQLAQAEDELQRELEGQRSTQGEVALVGAGPGDPGLLTLRGLQVIQQADVVLYDHLVSPEVLDLVRRDAERICVGKRAGAHSVAQEETNQLIVSLAQQGKRVVRLKGGDPFIFGRGGEELQMVARAGIAFQVVPGVTAASGATAYAGIPLTHRDHAQSVTFITGHCRADGDDLDWQALARGRQTLAIYMGTVKAAEISRQLITHGRASTTPVAVIGRGTCADQQVLTGTLAQLESLAHQAPTPALLVIGEVVNLHHQIAWFGQQPQTEQAISPSVVNLA, encoded by the coding sequence GTGGACTATCTACCTCTATTTGCCGACTTGAAACAGCGCCCAGTATTGGTTGTTGGCGGCGGCGAAGTCGCTGCGCGAAAAATTGATTTACTCCACCGCGCGGGTGCACAGGTGAGGGTAGTGGCACAGGCTCTTTCATCTGAACTTGAACAACAGTCTCAGGATGGCCGGATTAACTGGCTGGCAAAGGTTTTTTTGCCGGAACAGTTGGATGACGTTTTTTTGGTGATTGCTGCCACGAACGATACCGTGCTGAATGCCGCTGTTTTTACCGCCGCTGATCAACGACATCTTTTGGCTAACGTGGTTGATGATCAACCCCGCTGCTCGTTTATCTTCCCGTCGATTGTCGATCGCTCCCCTCTCGTGGTGGCTATCTCCTCTGCCGGTCAAGCGCCGGTGCTGGCGCGGATACTGCGTGAGAAGTTAGAGGCCCTGCTACCTGCCAGTCTGAGTGATATGGCTGCTGTTGCCGGGCGCTGGCGTGGGCGGGTTAAACAGCATATCGCCTCGATGGGCGCGCGCCGTCGCTTTTGGGAAAATGCCTTTAGTGGCCGCTTTGCGAGTCTGATCAGTCGTGGTCAGTTAGCCCAAGCCGAAGATGAATTACAACGGGAACTGGAAGGGCAGCGCAGTACTCAAGGCGAGGTTGCCTTGGTGGGGGCAGGACCTGGTGATCCAGGTTTGCTGACATTACGTGGCCTGCAAGTGATTCAGCAGGCTGATGTGGTGTTGTATGACCATTTAGTTAGCCCGGAAGTGTTGGATCTGGTGCGGCGTGATGCTGAACGTATCTGTGTTGGCAAACGGGCGGGAGCACACTCGGTAGCCCAAGAAGAAACCAATCAATTAATTGTCTCGCTGGCGCAGCAGGGGAAACGGGTAGTGCGGCTGAAAGGGGGGGATCCGTTTATCTTTGGCCGTGGCGGTGAAGAACTGCAAATGGTGGCGCGTGCGGGTATCGCGTTTCAGGTGGTGCCGGGAGTGACGGCAGCGAGCGGGGCGACAGCTTATGCGGGTATCCCCCTGACACACCGTGACCATGCTCAGAGCGTAACTTTTATTACCGGGCATTGCCGCGCCGATGGCGATGATTTGGATTGGCAGGCACTGGCCAGAGGCCGCCAGACTTTAGCGATATATATGGGAACGGTGAAAGCCGCTGAGATTAGCCGTCAGCTCATAACCCATGGTCGGGCAAGTACTACCCCCGTAGCCGTTATTGGCCGGGGCACTTGTGCAGACCAACAGGTTCTGACGGGCACTCTGGCACAACTTGAATCATTAGCACATCAGGCACCGACCCCAGCACTGCTGGTTATCGGTGAAGTGGTGAATTTACATCACCAAATAGCCTGGTTCGGGCAACAACCGCAGACTGAACAGGCTATCAGCCCGTCAGTCGTGAATTTGGCATAA
- a CDS encoding aminopeptidase translates to MFSRRRLKWALFTLCFSTVLPLHAATTQPVGRIAEQHIRHISTYFPGRMAGSPAELLAGEYINHRFQQMGYQSNLRGFNTRYLYTSKNGKQSWRTLSATSVIAARNITTLGKKLATGNADDQKQIIIMAHFDTYTPQSDKDLDKNLGGLTLQGVDDNAAGVGVMLELAEQLKNTPLRYDLRFVALSAEEIGAQGAENYLQRMSKTEKANTLLVINLDSLITGDRLYFNASNQPSAIAARDQALTLARRYGITATTVKNQITSPCRADKNIFYSAGLPVLSVEASNYSLGNKDGCQQRAISSHFPQGITRHQSQLDNLNYLDKYLPGRISKRSHDSVKILLPLIQALAADKK, encoded by the coding sequence ATGTTTTCCCGCCGTCGCCTAAAGTGGGCACTATTCACCCTGTGTTTCAGTACCGTCTTACCGTTGCATGCCGCTACGACTCAGCCCGTTGGTCGAATCGCTGAACAACACATCCGCCATATCAGCACCTACTTTCCCGGCCGTATGGCGGGTAGCCCGGCAGAATTACTGGCTGGTGAGTATATCAACCACCGTTTTCAGCAGATGGGTTATCAAAGTAACCTGCGGGGTTTTAATACCCGTTATCTGTATACCAGTAAAAATGGCAAACAAAGCTGGCGAACACTGAGTGCTACCTCGGTGATTGCCGCTCGCAACATAACAACACTCGGTAAAAAACTGGCGACTGGCAATGCGGATGACCAGAAACAGATAATTATCATGGCGCACTTTGATACCTACACACCGCAAAGTGATAAAGATTTAGATAAAAATCTGGGTGGGCTGACGCTACAAGGTGTTGATGACAATGCCGCCGGTGTCGGCGTTATGCTGGAACTGGCTGAACAACTGAAAAACACACCGCTACGCTATGATTTGCGTTTTGTGGCACTCAGCGCCGAGGAGATAGGTGCACAAGGTGCCGAGAACTATCTACAACGAATGAGTAAAACGGAGAAAGCCAACACACTGCTGGTGATCAACTTAGATAGCCTGATTACCGGTGACCGGCTCTATTTTAATGCCAGTAACCAGCCTTCAGCCATTGCAGCAAGAGATCAGGCACTCACACTGGCACGTCGGTATGGTATCACCGCCACCACAGTAAAAAACCAAATTACCTCTCCCTGTAGGGCGGATAAAAATATCTTTTATAGCGCCGGATTACCGGTGTTATCTGTTGAAGCAAGCAACTATAGCTTGGGTAACAAAGATGGTTGTCAGCAACGGGCCATCAGTAGCCACTTTCCTCAAGGTATCACCCGACATCAAAGCCAGCTAGATAACCTAAATTATCTGGATAAGTACTTACCGGGTCGTATTAGTAAACGTTCACACGATAGTGTGAAAATATTGTTGCCCCTGATACAAGCGCTCGCTGCCGATAAAAAATAA
- a CDS encoding type II toxin-antitoxin system HicA family toxin, translating to MESGELIKRLQDTGWQIRGCKKTNGGSHVTMCKPGVRKIITLPHPRKDTSKGVLRQAQQIAGIKLI from the coding sequence ATGGAGAGTGGCGAATTAATAAAGCGATTGCAGGATACGGGCTGGCAAATCAGGGGTTGTAAAAAAACCAATGGCGGTAGCCATGTCACGATGTGCAAACCGGGTGTACGCAAGATCATTACGCTGCCCCATCCGCGCAAGGATACATCCAAAGGTGTTCTGCGGCAGGCTCAGCAGATTGCCGGAATTAAATTGATTTAA
- a CDS encoding type II toxin-antitoxin system HicB family antitoxin encodes MIYPIFIFSTTEGFDGYFPDLDGCFFAGNTFADISKNAEEAFAVHIEALMDEGFPLPTPPKDPQRYIGDPRLKEEGGILGFVEIDPAKYESKAVKFNLTMSQNLLTAIDKFIATHRGYKNRSQFLAELARERIIS; translated from the coding sequence ATGATCTACCCTATTTTTATTTTCAGTACCACTGAAGGATTCGATGGATATTTTCCCGATCTTGACGGTTGTTTCTTTGCTGGCAATACCTTTGCCGATATCAGTAAAAATGCCGAAGAAGCCTTTGCTGTTCATATTGAAGCACTGATGGATGAAGGTTTTCCATTACCCACGCCTCCGAAAGATCCACAACGTTACATTGGGGATCCCCGGTTAAAAGAAGAAGGGGGGATTTTGGGGTTTGTTGAGATTGATCCGGCCAAATATGAAAGTAAGGCAGTCAAATTCAATCTGACTATGTCGCAAAATCTGCTGACCGCCATTGATAAGTTTATCGCCACACACCGGGGTTATAAGAACCGTAGCCAATTTCTGGCTGAATTAGCGCGTGAGAGAATCATCAGCTAA